A genomic region of Verrucomicrobiota bacterium contains the following coding sequences:
- a CDS encoding ribokinase (catalyzes the formation of D-ribose 5-phosphate from ribose), with protein sequence GGAWLDTPSFAGHIAGFKVTAVDTVGAGDTFIGAFVVKLVEGATPREAARFGCAAAAIAVTRRGAQASIPARAEVEHWLKSRAN encoded by the coding sequence CGGGCGGCGCGTGGCTCGACACGCCTTCGTTCGCCGGTCACATCGCAGGTTTCAAGGTCACGGCCGTGGACACCGTGGGAGCGGGCGACACGTTCATCGGAGCCTTCGTCGTGAAACTGGTTGAGGGCGCGACGCCGCGGGAGGCGGCGCGATTCGGTTGCGCCGCAGCCGCCATCGCAGTCACCCGGCGCGGCGCGCAGGCGAGCATCCCGGCGCGGGCGGAAGTCGAACACTGGCTGAAATCGCGCGCGAACTGA
- a CDS encoding superoxide dismutase, producing the protein MITRRTALKTASAATAALAAAATFTDALAQAPAPTGPFTLAPLPYANDALEPHIDAATMGIHHGRHHAAYVAGLNRAVAGTDLAKKSVEDIVRGLATAPENIRTALRNHGGGHLNHTLFWRMMKKGGGGQPKGALASAMEKKFGGFDKFREAFTASAMGQFGSGWAWLSVDDKKELRIEATANQDSPLTAGRMPLLGVDVWEHAYYLKYQNKRADYVAAFFNVIDWDFVAERFGK; encoded by the coding sequence ATGATCACCCGCCGCACCGCACTGAAGACCGCCTCCGCCGCCACGGCCGCGCTCGCCGCCGCCGCCACTTTCACCGACGCGCTCGCGCAGGCGCCCGCGCCCACCGGCCCATTCACGCTCGCGCCGCTGCCTTACGCGAATGACGCGCTCGAGCCGCACATTGACGCGGCCACGATGGGCATCCACCACGGCCGGCATCACGCCGCTTACGTCGCCGGGTTAAACCGCGCCGTCGCCGGCACCGACCTCGCGAAGAAATCCGTCGAGGACATTGTGCGGGGGCTTGCCACCGCGCCGGAGAACATCCGCACCGCGCTCCGCAACCACGGCGGCGGCCACCTCAATCACACGCTCTTCTGGCGGATGATGAAGAAGGGCGGCGGCGGCCAGCCCAAGGGAGCGCTCGCGTCGGCGATGGAGAAGAAGTTCGGCGGATTCGACAAGTTCAGAGAGGCGTTCACCGCGTCGGCGATGGGGCAGTTCGGCAGCGGCTGGGCATGGCTCTCAGTGGACGACAAGAAAGAATTGCGCATCGAGGCGACGGCGAATCAGGACTCGCCGCTCACGGCCGGCCGCATGCCGCTGCTCGGGGTGGACGTGTGGGAGCATGCCTACTACCTCAAGTATCAGAACAAGCGCGCCGACTACGTCGCGGCGTTCTTCAACGTCATCGACTGGGACTTCGTGGCGGAGCGTTTCGGGAAATAG